The following are from one region of the Gambusia affinis linkage group LG02, SWU_Gaff_1.0, whole genome shotgun sequence genome:
- the LOC122820337 gene encoding low choriolytic enzyme-like: MIPAVLFLLLLSMTNVLLGIPVDYDDKSEKPLKLLDDIVIPDIWERNADPCTAIGCKWPKTGRFVNVPYEISSDYSKEQRKFIIDSLEQLHGVSCIRFVPRSDQHRDYIHFFSEEGRDEPELHPASNSCSILKVTFIMIPAVLFLLLLSMTNVLLGIPVDYDDKSEETPELLDDIVIPDIRARNAVPCTAIGCKWPKTGRFVNVPYEISSDYSKEQRKFIIDSLKKFHDVSCIRFVPRSDQHRDYIHIFSGKKCSSPIGRQKGGQKISLRKSKCLKGATVQHEVLHALGFKHEQVRSDRDDYVEIHFENIEEGMAHNFFKTDTNNLGTPYDFNSIMEYDNTAFSKNGKPTIVAKRDPKMKFGHAKEFSVNDIARVNKLYKCSNQKFIF, translated from the exons ATGATTCCAgccgtcctcttcctccttttgctCTCAATGACAAATGTCCTGCTG GGCATACCAGTTGACTATGATGATAAATCTG AAAAACCCCTCAAGCTTCTTGATGACATCGTCATCCCCGACATTTGGGAGAGGAATGCAGACCCATGCACTGCCATAGGCTGCAAGTGGCCCAAAACCGGACGCTTTGTAAATGTGCCCTATGAGATCTCCTCTGACTACT CTAAGGAACAGCGCAAGTTCATCATTGATTCCCTAGAGCAATTACATGGTGTCTCCTGCATTCGTTTTGTCCCACGAAGCGATCAACATCGTGATTACATCCATTTCTTTTCAGAAGAGGG AAGAGACGAACCTGAACTCCATCCTGCATCAAACTCCTGCAGCATCTTGAAG GTGACCTTCATCATGATTCCAgccgtcctcttcctccttttgctCTCAATGACAAATGTCCTGCTG GGCATACCAGTTGACTATGATGATAAATCTG AAGAAACCCCCGAGCTGCTTGATGACATCGTCATCCCCGACATTCGGGCCAGGAATGCAGTCCCATGCACTGCCATAGGCTGCAAGTGGCCCAAAACCGGACGCTTTGTAAATGTGCCCTACGAGATCTCCTCTGACTACT CTAAGGAACAGCGCAAGTTCATCATTGATTCCCTAAAGAAATTCCATGATGTCTCCTGCATTCGTTTTGTCCCCCGAAGCGATCAACATCGTGATTACATCCATATCTTTTCAGGCAAGAA GTGTTCTTCCCCTATAGGTCGTCAGAAGGGAGGACAGAAAATCTCTCTGCGGAAAAGCAAGTGTTTGAAAGGCGCCACTGTGCAGCATGAGGTTCTTCACGCTCTGGGCTTCAAACATGAACAGGTCCGCTCCGACAGAGATGACTACGTTGAGATTCACTTCGAGAACATCGAGGAAG GAATGGCGCACAACTTTTTCAAAACGGACACCAACAACCTGGGGACTCCATATGACTTCAATTCTATCATGGAATATGACAA caCTGCCTTCTCCAAAAATGGGAAACCAACAATTGTTGCCAAACGCGACCCCAAGATGAAGTTTGGACACGCCAAAGAATTCAGCGTCAATGACATCGCCCGTGTCAACAAGCTTTATAAGTGCT ccaatcagaaatTCATCTTTTGA
- the LOC122820340 gene encoding hatching enzyme 1.2-like, producing the protein MSVQVPFIDWCLEDDGGRPIGRFPEVTDIKAGDADFLPSILGSSQLATLFDTIFCYLVYLLLISPHCSLSSITAEVLAFRVTVMTPALLFILIFAVPGVTLSAPVDDNENDESVGDSEIVPRPKADLNTAVLQGDIAVPNTLSRNADECTSRGCKWPKSGRYVYVPYYISEAFSQEERDIIITGLQAFNQSTCIRLVPWKPGDRDHIYIESKDGCWSYVGRQNGGQYLSLKKTGCVHNEVVQHEILHALGFDHEQVRSDRDSYVRILFDNIEPNYKFAFEKKQTNNLWTPYDFTSVMEYRNDAFSKNGKPTIVARCDPNLKFGNSKKMSANDIIRINKLYECTGLPGLKRSTSRPKRPKLEQLPF; encoded by the exons ATGAGTGTGCAGGTGCCTTTTATTGATTGGTGCCTGGAGGACGACGGGGGACGTCCGATTGGTCGCTTCCCGGAGGTGACGGATATAAAAGCTGGTGACGCGGACTTCCTGCCATCCATCCTCGGCTCATCCCAACTGGCCACACTGTTCGACACTAT tttttgttatttggtttatttgcttttaattag TCCCCACTGCAGCCTCTCTTCCATCACTGCTGAAGTTTTGGCCTTCAGAGTCACCGTCATGACTCCAGCTCTGctcttcatcctcatcttcGCAGTGCCAGGAGTCACTTTG AGTGCACCAGTTGACGATAATGAAAATG ATGAGTCAGTGGGTGATTCTGAAATCGTTCCAAGACCCAAAGCTGACTTGA ACACAGCTGTGCTGCAGGGTGACATCGCAGTGCCAAACACTTTGAGCAGGAATGCAGATGAATgcaccagcagaggctgcaagTGGCCAAAGTCAGGACGCTACGTTTACGTGCCGTACTACATCTCTGAAGCTTTCT CTCAGGAAGAGCGAGACATCATCATCACAGGACTGCAGGCCTTCAACCAATCCACCTGCATCCGCCTCGTCCCATGGAAGCCTGGGGATCGTGATCACATCTACATCGAGTCTAAGGATGG gTGCTGGTCCTATGTGGGCCGTCAGAATGGGGGACAGTACTTGTCCCTGAAGAAAACGGGCTGTGTGCACAATGAAGTTGTGCAGCATGAAATTCTTCATGCTCTGGGCTTCGACCATGAGCAGGTCCGGTCCGACCGAGACAGCTACGTCAGGATCCTCTTTGACAACATTGAACCCA ATTATAAATTTGCTTTCGAAAAGAAGCAGACGAACAACTTGTGGACTCCTTATGACTTCACCTCTGTCATGGAGTACAGGAA TGATGCCTTCTCCAAAAATGGAAAACCAACCATCGTTGCCAGGTGTGATCCAAACCTTAAATTTggaaattcaaagaaaatgagTGCCAATGACATCATCCGCATCAACAAACTTTATGAATGCA CAGGACTTCCTGGGTTGAAGAGGTCGACCTCCAGGCCTAAACGTCCTAAACTCGAACAACTTCCCTTCTAG